A window of Pirellula sp. SH-Sr6A contains these coding sequences:
- a CDS encoding phage major capsid protein → MSVIAEKRKKAAELAAEIKKQGSAYNERKKASEKDPAVSLWPDETRSAWDKVNAEYDSLKNELKSLEDDESINNRITEINEWEGRSTQHGKQKPGLDDTNPATGRAYGEDFEDREEARAFAQRQADQRQFMRAFIVSHINPDLIDRDMRSACQRLEVEPSRPSIRCQLLDTEKHKRLQRAARLTNHALLEDRLEEEHRSMSKGGVGTGSELVPITFINSIELAMLATSPFFAYVDLMRTETGEEIKWPIGDDTANEGTQINEAQDINALAQPDAVLQQLSLKAYDFTSNFIKVSEQLSRDSLPRIDLIVGSMIGERLGRIKLRRATLGNGTTQPGGVVTQAAAGVTAALAAAIGADDTVKLQHAVDPTYRGNGMYMAHDIVIQALRLLKDTQGRYLWASGLKDGVPDTLNGQAIIYNQYMASTIATTQITMLYGDFRYYKVREVGNIVIKKLIERFAETMQVGFMGYQAMDGRLQRWTADAPCPVKKLTQA, encoded by the coding sequence ATGAGTGTAATTGCAGAGAAGCGTAAGAAGGCTGCTGAGCTTGCGGCAGAGATCAAGAAACAAGGCTCGGCGTATAACGAGCGAAAAAAGGCTTCCGAGAAAGATCCAGCAGTCAGTCTCTGGCCTGATGAAACGCGATCCGCGTGGGATAAGGTCAACGCCGAATACGATTCCTTGAAGAATGAACTGAAGTCGCTCGAGGATGACGAGTCGATCAATAACCGCATCACCGAGATCAACGAGTGGGAAGGACGTTCGACTCAACACGGAAAACAAAAGCCTGGACTCGATGACACCAACCCGGCCACCGGTCGAGCTTACGGTGAGGATTTCGAGGATCGCGAGGAGGCTCGTGCTTTTGCTCAACGTCAAGCGGACCAGCGGCAGTTCATGCGGGCCTTCATCGTCTCGCACATCAATCCCGATCTGATTGATCGCGATATGCGTTCGGCGTGCCAGCGACTCGAAGTAGAACCTAGCCGTCCATCCATCCGTTGCCAATTGCTCGACACCGAAAAGCACAAACGGCTTCAACGGGCTGCAAGGCTCACAAACCACGCCCTTCTTGAAGATCGGCTCGAAGAAGAACACCGGAGCATGAGCAAGGGTGGGGTCGGGACCGGTTCTGAATTGGTCCCAATCACCTTCATCAATTCGATTGAATTGGCGATGTTGGCAACGAGTCCATTCTTCGCATATGTGGATTTGATGCGAACCGAAACGGGCGAGGAGATCAAGTGGCCGATTGGTGATGACACAGCGAACGAAGGGACTCAGATCAACGAGGCCCAGGACATCAACGCGCTGGCTCAACCAGATGCCGTCCTACAGCAACTCTCTCTAAAAGCCTACGACTTCACCTCGAACTTCATCAAGGTTTCCGAACAACTCAGTCGTGATTCCCTGCCCCGAATTGATCTGATTGTGGGGAGCATGATTGGAGAGAGACTAGGACGCATCAAGTTGCGTCGCGCAACGTTGGGCAACGGAACCACCCAGCCAGGAGGGGTCGTGACACAGGCTGCAGCTGGAGTAACGGCCGCACTCGCCGCCGCCATTGGCGCAGACGACACGGTCAAACTGCAGCATGCTGTGGATCCAACGTATCGAGGGAATGGCATGTACATGGCCCACGATATTGTGATTCAAGCTTTGCGGCTGCTGAAGGATACCCAAGGCCGATATCTTTGGGCATCCGGATTGAAGGATGGAGTCCCAGACACTCTGAACGGCCAAGCGATCATTTACAACCAGTACATGGCTAGTACGATCGCTACCACACAAATAACGATGCTCTACGGAGACTTCCGATACTACAAGGTTCGAGAAGTCGGGAACATCGTTATCAAGAAGCTCATTGAACGCTTCGCGGAGACAATGCAAGTTGGGTTCATGGGGTACCAGGCCATGGATGGACGATTGCAGCGCTGGACCGCTGACGCCCCATGCCCAGTGAAGAAGCTCACCCAAGCTTAA
- a CDS encoding DUF3168 domain-containing protein, translating into MSHATLPDLIRERLKSIPEIHQKIAGRIHYQQIPQSSTYPHIWFARRGSNTDDLMDSDGILRDRYVVEIVTKTFDDQLVTAVIDALQFDGIALPSMTVATSDLDEVDDEYAFESGNGDSALCMHAFVLTLYVGD; encoded by the coding sequence ATGAGCCACGCGACCCTACCCGACCTCATCCGCGAACGATTGAAATCGATTCCCGAGATTCACCAGAAGATTGCGGGGAGAATCCATTACCAACAGATTCCCCAATCATCGACCTATCCGCATATATGGTTCGCTCGCCGAGGATCGAACACCGATGACCTCATGGACAGCGATGGGATTCTGAGGGATCGATATGTGGTCGAGATCGTAACCAAAACATTCGATGACCAATTGGTCACTGCCGTGATTGATGCACTTCAATTCGATGGAATCGCACTACCTTCCATGACCGTCGCAACGAGCGACCTCGACGAGGTAGATGACGAATATGCGTTTGAATCCGGCAACGGTGATTCCGCCCTTTGTATGCACGCATTCGTGCTAACGCTTTATGTAGGTGACTAA
- a CDS encoding head-tail connector protein has product MRIARISENTFWVVTPERVRRNSRIPDTTEDDWIIEAIESAHEYIEEYLGCCIAMADYRMTLDRFPRKRGSIDLPVWPVKEVASVQYVDPTGAVQSIELDKIVQPADNGRFSLRLKDHECFPSTRATPNAVSITFTAGWSEVEKVPKTLTRAALMLTSHWYENRETVLIGTISKEIEHGTVAMLEQLRPAEDYTAGEVCE; this is encoded by the coding sequence ATGCGCATCGCGAGAATTTCCGAAAACACGTTTTGGGTGGTCACTCCCGAACGTGTTAGACGCAATTCGCGAATTCCCGATACAACCGAAGACGATTGGATCATCGAAGCAATCGAATCAGCCCACGAATACATCGAGGAGTATTTAGGATGTTGCATCGCGATGGCAGATTATCGGATGACGCTCGATCGGTTTCCGCGGAAACGAGGATCGATCGATCTGCCCGTATGGCCTGTAAAAGAGGTTGCGAGCGTGCAGTATGTGGATCCGACCGGTGCCGTGCAGTCGATCGAACTCGACAAGATAGTACAACCGGCGGACAACGGCCGATTCAGCCTCCGACTCAAGGACCATGAGTGCTTCCCAAGTACTCGAGCTACCCCAAACGCGGTGAGCATTACCTTCACTGCGGGTTGGAGCGAGGTTGAAAAAGTACCCAAAACGTTGACGCGAGCTGCTCTGATGCTCACTTCGCACTGGTACGAAAACCGCGAGACCGTGCTCATTGGAACGATCTCGAAAGAGATTGAACACGGAACCGTCGCAATGCTCGAGCAATTGAGACCCGCGGAAGACTACACGGCCGGAGAGGTGTGCGAATGA
- a CDS encoding HK97-gp10 family putative phage morphogenesis protein: protein MPRKITMVLTGSEELNRKLEELTSKQAKEAIRKAARPALQPTLAAARANAPKRSGRLQRSIKIRAIKRSRSRIGARVTTAKSDNQFSGKTFYAAFQEWGWKTGSRRGELNAVARRIANQLRRESRAAKGLKKRGSDFRARQENYFASEGARRAARQKIAIRRQIPAKEFLRRAARSTKSQALKLYSDSIRTYIRSIART, encoded by the coding sequence ATGCCTCGCAAAATCACGATGGTTCTGACCGGATCCGAAGAACTCAACAGAAAGCTTGAGGAGCTCACAAGCAAACAAGCAAAGGAAGCAATTCGCAAAGCGGCGAGGCCCGCTCTTCAACCCACGTTGGCTGCCGCACGTGCGAACGCCCCGAAACGATCTGGCAGGCTCCAGCGATCGATCAAGATTCGAGCGATCAAGCGATCGAGGAGTCGCATCGGGGCACGAGTCACCACCGCCAAGAGCGATAACCAATTCAGTGGCAAGACGTTTTATGCGGCTTTCCAAGAGTGGGGATGGAAGACCGGCAGCCGTCGGGGGGAGCTCAACGCTGTCGCTCGCCGAATAGCGAACCAACTCCGACGCGAATCCCGAGCGGCCAAGGGATTGAAGAAGCGTGGTTCAGACTTCCGAGCTCGGCAGGAGAATTACTTCGCGAGCGAGGGAGCTCGCCGAGCTGCTCGACAAAAGATAGCCATCCGGCGACAGATCCCAGCCAAAGAGTTTTTGCGGCGAGCGGCGCGGAGCACGAAGAGCCAGGCATTGAAGCTCTATTCCGACTCCATTCGCACCTACATTCGATCGATCGCGAGGACCTAG
- a CDS encoding ERV1/ALR-related protein, whose product MDNHDQLNISRPAPSGWVGSESTIPRINSFELAPGWESLHRIASELTDWGLISAWFQEWEFRSVPCGDCWKHWREWKKGSPPPFDDRLAFYWWSHRAHNAVAARIGNPVWSKEEFDAEYGGYELMGFIDSE is encoded by the coding sequence ATGGACAATCACGATCAGCTAAACATCTCACGACCTGCCCCATCCGGTTGGGTGGGAAGCGAATCAACCATCCCCAGAATCAATTCGTTCGAACTCGCACCCGGTTGGGAATCGCTACATCGCATTGCGAGCGAGCTCACCGACTGGGGGCTCATCTCAGCATGGTTTCAAGAATGGGAGTTTAGGTCCGTTCCCTGCGGTGATTGCTGGAAGCACTGGCGAGAATGGAAGAAAGGGAGTCCGCCACCGTTCGACGACCGGCTCGCGTTTTACTGGTGGAGCCACCGGGCGCACAACGCGGTGGCCGCTCGGATCGGCAATCCGGTCTGGAGCAAGGAAGAGTTCGATGCGGAATATGGGGGCTACGAACTAATGGGGTTCATCGACTCGGAGTGA
- a CDS encoding phage head closure protein, with product MRAGRLRHRITIQRREQNYDDLGHEQGDWKTIASGHPALVEDLSGRELERYRQIVAEVTTRITTRRSAANFKDRILFRGRILNVLSQTYNEIETEQEILCAEVLQG from the coding sequence ATGAGGGCGGGTAGGCTTCGCCATCGAATCACGATACAGCGACGTGAACAAAACTACGATGACTTAGGTCACGAACAAGGGGACTGGAAAACAATCGCCTCTGGGCACCCTGCGTTGGTCGAAGATCTTAGCGGGCGCGAACTCGAACGATATCGTCAGATCGTTGCTGAAGTGACGACGAGAATTACCACCCGACGAAGCGCAGCCAACTTTAAAGACCGCATTCTGTTTCGCGGACGGATCTTGAACGTGTTGTCCCAGACTTATAACGAGATCGAAACCGAGCAAGAGATACTCTGTGCGGAGGTCCTGCAAGGATGA
- a CDS encoding tyrosine-type recombinase/integrase: MTAWTPEEIVAVMRASKELSGSLHFGVAAGPFFYALIWVAYDTGLRPSDLFRLTWSQFDSYQKSILLVQNKTQKPHITFLREESIQALAAIKDPSRDRIFPLTWGCARRWMEKIFKDAQRYGFKRVRGKNLGTLRKSNATQIYISHGESAAAESLGHTSGTRIVRKHYIDHRALRQYSVPSHPHDIR, encoded by the coding sequence GTGACAGCCTGGACGCCTGAAGAGATCGTTGCCGTCATGCGAGCCTCGAAGGAACTTAGTGGAAGCCTTCACTTCGGTGTTGCTGCAGGGCCTTTTTTCTATGCGCTCATATGGGTCGCGTACGACACGGGATTACGGCCGAGCGATCTGTTTCGATTGACCTGGAGCCAATTTGATTCGTATCAGAAATCCATCTTGTTGGTTCAGAACAAAACGCAAAAACCACACATCACCTTCCTACGCGAAGAATCTATTCAAGCACTCGCGGCGATCAAAGATCCGTCGCGAGATCGCATCTTTCCGCTGACATGGGGCTGCGCAAGAAGGTGGATGGAGAAGATTTTCAAAGACGCCCAACGATACGGTTTCAAGCGAGTTCGCGGCAAGAATCTTGGTACACTGAGAAAGTCGAACGCGACGCAAATCTACATTTCCCATGGAGAGTCGGCGGCGGCCGAGTCGTTGGGCCATACGAGCGGAACTCGCATCGTTAGAAAGCACTACATCGACCATCGAGCTCTTCGGCAATACTCCGTACCGAGCCACCCACATGACATCCGATGA